A region of the Larus michahellis chromosome 4, bLarMic1.1, whole genome shotgun sequence genome:
CCCCaattccctccccttccccaccagggGGGCTTCCCAGGCAAGTTCCCTGGCACCCTCCTGGGCTGCCCCATGCCAAGGCTGGGACGGACGCAGCCCTGCAGCCTTGCCTGCCcatttccttcctccccagctgcagggcgCTGGCAGGACAGAGCAGTTTTGCAGCTGCAACTCTCCGATCTGTCTCTGTCCGCGCCCCCCATCATGCTGTCCCCAGCCAGATCCAGCAGCACGGCCACCAGCTCCGCTCCTCGTTGCCCCCAGGATGCCCTCAAACACCAACACCCTGCTTGAGCTGCTCATCTTCAGCCCCGGGTCTGGTCATGGGTCCTTTCGTCCTGCTGCCAGCAGTGCAGAGGGGGCAAGAGAGTCCTTGGTTCCAGGCTGCACTCCCGCCAGGGCCAAGCAAGAGTCCAGTCAGCTCTTCCCTGCCGGAGTCCTGCTCCCCACTGCTGCTTGGAGGGACACGGCTCCACACGTCCCCCACACCATGGGGGAAACGCAGCTGGCTCAAACCCAGGCGGCAGGAGCGAGGCCGGGGGCAGAGCGGAGGCTACCTGCGTGGCGTGCCACATCTGCAAAGAGAGCACGGCACGGGGTGAGTGCTGCCAGGATGGGGGGACGGAcaccaggacctccaggatcACCCACTCTGCCCCACGCCCCCACAGCACCAAACTATGGGGTAGGGACCGCAGGCAGCCTCTTCACGGGGAGGAGTGAGGGCAATGGGGCTGAGCCCCGAGCAGCAAACTTCAGACAAAACAGGGAAATACAACAGGAAAGTGCCAGCCACAGGCACCGTGTCCCAAAACCGTCTGCAGGAAGAGTCCAGCCTGTCACAGCAAGCGGTTCGAGAGAGTCAGCTAAATGTAAGGAGGGAAAGGGTAGAGTAACCCAAACAACGACTAGTCAAGGACTGCAGGAAGGACACAGCCGGCAGCAAGATGAGGCTGAAACTGGAAATTCAGGGATCCAGGAAACCCCAGCGTGGTCTGTGATGGTGATAGAGCTACAAACCATCAAGTCACCCAGCCCATCCATCCCCACCCTGGGTGGGACCGGCCAGCTTtgagcagctgagcctggagacTACCCAGAGCACCTATTGAGCCTTCAGGAAAAGGCCTGTTTCCCCAGAGCCGCCCACTGTCCCCCCCTTGTCCTGCTTTCTCCTGTGTCTGCTCCGCACAAGCCCCTCACAGCATCAGTAAAGACCTTAAGGCTTAACGAAGCTGCTCTTCCCAAAGAAATAAGACACCACCCATACCTGCCCCTTCTCACTTACAGTTCACAGTCTTTACGTCTCTTCTTCTCTTGTCTTCTCTTACCTCGGCCCTTGGACCTCctccttcaaaaaggaaagtaCCACAAGACAGGCTGATGTGTGGGAGATGAGAccccccaaccccagccagtAACGCCACCCCTGACATCGCTTACCTTCCCAGCCTCATCAGGTCCTGCCGGGGCCTGCGGGGTGGGAAAAGGACAGTGAAGTGGTTACTTGGGCAATGTCGTCTGTTGAGCTGCTGTTGAGGTGGTTTATCAAGATGCCCCAGTGCGCAGCATGAGCTACCTGTTACCATTCATGCTTAAAACAGACCCAATACAACTTGTCTCCATGTTATCAGCTCCTCAGCCGGGACCTGACTGCAGTCGGCAGAGAGAAGGCAGACACAGCAAAGGGGCAGGGGATAGTCAACTTTGGTGACTCCCCTGGGGATGTGACATGTTGCCCATGAGGCCAGGAAGCACAGGTTCAGTTTCAGCTGCTCTCAGTGACAGCTTCCATAGCTCAGCTGGTTAAACAAGATGCAACGTCCTGAGTAACACGTGGGATCTGCTGCAAGACACCAGCCACAACATACTTGGCTTAAGCATCCCCGAGAGGGGGCAAGGCCAGGACATCCACCACGCCTATGCTAAACTTCAAAGCAGAGCCATGTAAAGGTGTGGAAGGCGGCTTACGGAGAAGCCGAAAGGTGCTGCAGAAGCAAGAAGTTTACACAGATTCAAAGGCTGTCTGCACAAGTACTCATAAGAGATCCCCTGGGAGTTACCCTAAGTAGGAAAACCACAACAGGCTCAGGAAATTCCCTGCACGGAAAATAGCTGGAAATGGACGGGGGGAAGTAACACATGTGCTTCTTCCCATTCCCTCTTCTGCATCCACCGACAGATCCTCCAGAGACGCTTCCAGAGCTGGACAGGCCTTGggtctgctccagcacagccgCTCTTAACAACTGCAGGGGAATACCGATCTGGGGATCCTCTTCTTCCAGGCAAAGATCACATCTCACAGCTGCCCAGCAGGACCCTCAATCCCCAGTTTTCGCAATACTAAATCACCCTGGGGTCACGATGGAAAGCAAACGCCAGGACCCCCATGCAGACAGTGCCGGAGAGCTCTGTGGCAGGGACCAGCTCTGGGCAGCACCGGAGTcgctccctgctcccacagcactGCAGCCCCTGGGCAGAGGCCCTGTCCTGCCCAAGCTCTCACCATTTCTGGGACACAGTGAGCACCCTGAGGGGTTAAATGTGTGCCAGGAGTTTGCAGCAGGTTGGTGCTGCGCATCCATCCTGGGCCAGTGCTGCGTATCCCTGATCCATGTCAGGTCAGCGCTGCATGTTTTAAGCTTTCATTTGTTGGCTTGGATGCAAACCCCTGCTCCCCGGTCCTGGATGAGGCAGCCTCCCTTAAATGGGAGCCCAAGACCCAGcccttcagctttctctttgaGCCACGGTCATGCTCAGGTATGCCAAGCCAGGGAGCCCCCTGCTGAGCCACCaccttgggcacactgctgcacACCAAACACCTGCCTCAGAGCCACCAGCCTTGCTCCGTTACCCAGAGGAGCACACACCAGGCATGCCAAGGTGTCCACAAGGATAGGGGGCACAGACATCCCTGCTGACAGAGCTGGGGTGCCACAGGTgccacagcagctccagccctgtggACAATGCCACGCACCCCCttggctgcagggagcaggctgcagagatgcggagctgcctgcagctgagcaAGGGCCATAAGCACCGGCAAACCCCAGCGCGGAGACAGTGGGGGTGTCGCAGCATGGCCGGGGTGCCCCCAGGGCATCCTTGTCCCACAGGCAGAGTGAGCTGGCAGGGTCGCTCTTGCTGAAGGGGCACAGAGGTGGAAAACAAGCCCGGGGGTCCCTACCTGCACTCGCACTGCTTGTGCTCGGTGAACGCCATCTCCACGTAGGGTGCCTCCCCATTTGGCTTTATCTTCAGGAGCTGAAAGAGGAGCAAAGGTTACCTCCCGGCCAGCggcaggagggggctggaagGAGTCCCACGGCACTGCCTCGACACCTCAGCCTCTTGGGCAGACGCGTGTCTAACCTGTTCCTCGGGACCTCCGGCAGCGGAGACTCCACCTCCGCACGCAGGCAGTGCCGGCCAGGCCCGGCCGCCCCAGCAGCTTGGGAGGCTCTGCTAGTGCCGCCCTGTGTCTTCAGGGCTGTAATTTAAGCGCCGTGGTCCTGGGATTTCCCAGCCTTAGAGGAGATTGTTCTGTCTCTGTCTTTGTGGAGAGCTTTCACATATTTGACCACTTTGCACATCTCCCGTCTCCGATGGAAATATCCCGCTAGTCATGTTTTCCAGACCATTCCTgttgctgctgcctcctcctggcCCCCTTTCCCATAGCCCAGAGCCTGGAGTCAGTACCACGGTGCCTCCCCAGCCCATGGGGTGCAGGATTTGCCCTGCCACGTGTCAGTCCACAGCTCAGCCCAGAGCTGGAGTTGGACATCCAGGGGCTTCACAGGGTATGTCCATCATTGGTGTGATCCACACTAGCCCCCGCAGAAGTGCCTGACATTGTCATCCCACTCACGGCAGCAGGATCCCTGCCTTGGAGGGAGACTTGTGCTTGGGAATTTGCCTCCTGTTCCTGTCAGGCCCTTGCTCCACCTCAGTCAAGTTTTTTTGGAGACTCCCACCCTGCCTTCCAACACGCTTTCAACCCCAGAGGGACCAAAATCACTGGTGATTTATTGCAGGCACTCTCTAGTCTGTCATCCACAGCAAACCACAgcttttccctgctccctccagcagTGCAGCACAAGGGCTGCAGTGTGAGGACAACGGCTGCCCGACGCACGGGGAAGAGCCATCCAGCAGCTTGTTCGCAGCCCAGGATCTCCCACCCCACTTCCCTCAGCTCCCACACTGGGGACTGGAAATGCAGCCGGTGCAGCCCTTTGAGCCCCCAGCACAAGTTCACTGTCAGCACCACCGACCTCTCCCTGCGATTCGGGGGCAGTACCTGCTTTGCCCCAGCAGGCAGAGTCACAGGCAACTGGGAAACGGGCAACTGGGAAACCTCCAGCCCCACTGAAGGACAGGGAAGGTCTGGAAAGGCAGCTGGCAGTCAGCCAGACAGACCACGCAgagaggagagggcagggaagcagggagTGAGGCCAGTACCACCAGGGGTGTCACCTGGCCTCAGGGACAagcccaaagagcaggcagaggGACCCTCCTGATTCGGTGTGCATTTGAGCAGTTGTGAgtaaccccccctcccctgttATCCATGCTGCTACGATGTCTGGGAGATGAGAAGCTGCAAGTTCACCCTCCCGGCGCTTGGCAAGTAGCCTACCACCTCCCCAGCGCAGCCACAGCCCTGCAGTGGCAGTGCTTACCTGCATGGTGACCGTGCTTGTCTCCACGGGGACGCAGCGGAGACCCTCGTCCCCGCAGCAGCCTCCGCAGCGCTGCAGGGAGACGCAGGAGGGTCTGAAAATGTACTCCACCTCGTTGGGGAACTCGGTAATGACATCCACCAGCTGCTCCAGAGGCCGGCAGAAACTACGATTCCAGATCTCCCGAAAGGTCAGGACTGCAAGAGACCGGGGTAGGGGGGATGTAAGGAGGCACCCCGGAGAGGCTGAACCCAGCGGACCCACTGCCGGGGCAGGTGCACCAGCCGCGGTGGGGTCCTGCTCCCATCACAGGGGCACAGGGATGCAGAGGACCCCCTGGTGCCCCCAGTAAGCCCATCACCACACTGGTGCGACGGCTCGCACAGCCACCACAGCCACCTCGATGGGCTCTTTCTCCACCTGCCCGCCAGCTCCGTCTCCTCCTTCTCAGGCACCCGcttcccccccgcacccccgtcTCCCCTCACCCCTCCTCGGCGGGCGCCGAAGCCCAGCCCCGCAGAAAACCGTCCCCTCGGGTTTCCCAGCAGGAGGGCCAGAGGGGAGCCAAAGCGGAGCCTTTCTGCCCGGCACCCGGCACCGGAGAAGCGGcaagcccggggcagggctgcgCTCCGCTCCGGCCCGCGACGCTGCCCGGTGCCGCAagcgcccggggcgggggggacgggctGCTCCGAGCCCCGGCactgctccccgctccccaccgGGCATCGCCGGGGGGATAACGGCCCCGGGGGATACCGAGCTCCCCCCGGCCCTGCGCGCAGCCCTCCCCGCGCTGCCGCCCCCTCCCAGCCGGGATACCGGCGGCCGCCCGCTGCCAACTCACCGGGCGGCTCCGCGCTGGCGGTCCCCCGCGCCTCCGGGGCCTGCAGGGAGGGAAAGGCGGGCGCTGGCGGGGGCGGCACagggggacccgccgccgccccccgccccaacGCCGGAAGGGGCTGCCCCGGTCGCCACCGCCACCGGGGGCAGCGGCatcggcggggccgggctgccccCGCTCCgacccccctcccgccccccggctctcaccggggcgggcggcgccccCAGCGccccggccaccagcagccgcAGGAAGGCGCCGAGCAGCCGCatcgccgctcccgccgccccggcaccgACTCAGCGCCGCCGCTACCGGCTCGCCGCCCTCGGCatgccgccccgccgccgccgggccaccggccccgccgtgccgcctccgccgccgccgggccaTGGGAgcgcgccccgctccgccgccgtatttcaccgccgccgccccgcccccgcccgccccggccccgccgcggggcgggagcAGGTGCCCGGCCCCAGCGGACGCGGGGACGGCCGGTGCCCCCGGGAGCGCCGGGGCCCCCCGCCTCCACCCCCCACACCGGCAGTCTTTTCCCCGTCGGGCTGCCGTGGGACGTCCAGAAGCCGGCCCGTGCCCGGTGACAGTCCGGGAGGCGGGAGACACCGGGGCTTTGTCGGGGCTTCTCGGCTCGCTGGGGTCCCCCGGGTCCTGTCCATCTCTCCCAGGGTGGGCGTGTGCTGCCCTGTGCCCGCCTGGCCGCCCCATGCCCACTGTGCCCACCCAGCAGCCCTgttcccatccatccctcccgTTCCCCTGCTGTTGCTCTGCCCCGTCCCTCCCGGGCACCCCATGCCTGTCCACTCACCCTGTCCCCACCCAGGCACTCTGTGCCCGTCCACCCACCCCGGTCCTCCTCAAGCCCACCCTGTGCCTTCCCAGACAGTCCCTGCTGGAGCCCTGGCAGGGCGTTTCCAGCCCACTCAGGCCCAGAGACACCATCCCAGGGTCCTATCTGCCATGGGGGGTCCCTCCAGCTTGGGAAGGAAGGGGGCACAACAGTTCCCGGGAGAAGGTCTGAGGCCAAACCCTGCTGCCGAGGGTAGCCCCAGGGGAGGTCTGTGGccttttctgttctatttttaagCCCCAGTGGCCAGGAAAGCTGGAGCTatgggaggtgggaagggaagagatgcCAGCAGGCAACACGATCGCCCGTGGGCTGCAGGTCCCAGGGAAATAACGGGCTCTGTGTCCCTGACAGGATTCACGTTTGTGTCCtcctgggagagcagggaggctgctcCAGGACTTCCCTGCCCACCTCTGTGTGAGGTCCATTCCTGTGGTGTGAGGACACTGCTGGccggtccccagccccatagcgcctgtccccagccctgtggggtCTGTCTCCAGGGGATGCGGGATGAGccagctgcctgtccccatccccatagcgcctgtccccagccctgtggggtCTGTCTCCAGGGGATGCGGGATGAgccagctgcctgtccccagccccatagcgcctgtccccagccctgtggggtCTGTCCCCAGGGGATGCGGGATGAGCCAGccacctgtccccagccctgccaggccaTGCAGGTGGCAGCAGCTCGGCCATCAGTgggagctgggctctggctgGAGCTTCCCAGCATTGGTACCACTGAGCGTGTGAGaaagctgctggagcggggcctgGCAAATTagcagggagatgctgcagaGATAAGCACACAGAAATCCCGGCCCTGCCGGGGGGCCGGGTGTGCTGCGGTTCATCACTCAGCGGCACAGCACAGCACGGCagctgccgggggctgctgtggcGGCGTTCGATATCTGTTCATGGTCTCGCCCCTGGCTGTGCAGCAAGGAGCAGGTACCATCCCCACTGCGATGGCTGGAGCATGCCTGTGCTCTCCCTCTGCTACCCCACGGaccctcctgtgccaaggggacCTTCCCATCTCCCCAGGGTGGGTTTTGAGGTGGAGGGGGTGAAGGGAATGTTTCCGCCCACCAGAGAGCCCGGACCAAGAGGCTGCCccgaggagcagctgctgccaacTCGCTGGACAGACAGAATCCTGTTATTGCAAAGACCGTGACCACACAGGGCCTCACGCCTGTCCTTGCAGGAAGGTCCCTTGGGGCCACCTCTCAGACACAAGGCCAGCCTCTGGCGCTGGAGCAAAGGGCTCTCCCGCAGAAGCCGTGTGGCTGGGGAGACCAGCCCTTAATTGCCGAGTGCAATCCTGTTCCTGGTCTGAAGCTATTTCCTCAGAGGCCTTGGGCAGAGTTTACATTCCTGGGATGCGCATCCCCTTTCTAGGCAGCATGGAGCAGAGACAGGAGCAGAGAAATAATATTTGGACACTGGTAATCTGTGACCAGCAACATCCTCCTGCAAATGGGAGAAACATCCAGCTGGCCGGGGCCATGGCCACTCGCTTTCCCCTCTGCCGCGCTCCTTCCCCGGGGACCGAGCCtacccttccccagctgcaggacaggGCTGGAGGTCAATGCTATAAATGCACCGGCGTGTCCCTCGCATCGCCTCCCACCAGGCTCTAGGGAGCAGAGTTACGCACTTTGGGAACAAGGGACAGAGGAGGCTCAAGGGACGGGCCAGGGACATAAGGCAAACAGAGACATTTCCTTAAAGGGCAGATGCCTCCCCTGCTGTGAGCCCCATGCGGCGGCTGAGGGCTGAGAGCATCGCCTCGAATATGCCACCGCCTGCCtgtgccacctccctgccctgctcccggtgctggggaaggagatagCGGGGGAATGATGGCACATCCCTGTTGCGGGTGAGCCCTGGCAGTCCGGCGGAGACAGGCAGCCCCAAGACCCGGTTGCAAACAGGCCACAGTGCAGCCCTGCCGGAGAACGggctcacctccatccctcctACGCCTTCTGGGTGAGGGGCAAGAGCAGGGGCCCCGGCTGCCTGCGAGCACTGAAGAAGGCCAGCGCAGGCAGCCGCTCTCCCCCACGAAACCTCACCCTGCTCACTGCTGGCGAGTGCCCTCCAAGTGCCCTTTTCCATAAAACAGCCCCATTTGAGCATGAAAATCCCCTCGCAGGCGTCTTCTCCCTGGCAAAATCCCACCTTCAGCATCTCAGATGAAAAGAGCCCAACAAAACTTGTCCCTGTGTGGCTCTTAAGCCAACTGTACCCAGGACTTCCTTTGTCACTCGCTGAGCCCTTGGTGAACACCCCTGAAATCCTCAGGGCGttatttttgtgctgctgctaTTTAGGACACCAGAGCCAGTCTGATCAGGGCTGGAGGCTTCCGCCAGGGGAACTGCCAATTCTCCCGTGCTCCAGCGCCCGGCACTGCCACCccctcaggctgctgctgccacctctcctgGCGGGCAAGagtccccacagcagctccctaTGTCCCCCGCTGTGACGGGACTCCCAAGGTCAAAGCAGCACAAAGATGTAAGGTGCTGGACTCCTCGCGCCCGCCTTTCATCCCAGCGTGCCCATGTTTCACCCTCGGTGTTCCGTTCGATTGCTTTTCCCAGCGCTGCGATCCGGCTCTTAGACTCTCCTAAGCTCTCCTATCAGTGAGAGCAGACGACTTGGTTCATAGAGAATGTTGAAATAAACCAGCTCAGTGTCCTGCAGGTTGTGCCTCCACAGCGAGGACGGAAGGCAAAAGGCAGAGGGCTGGAGACTGGCTGTTTGGAGCTGTGTGTACCTACATGTCAGAGTGGCAACGGGGATGGGCAGGATCCCCATGGATCGGGAGACTGGCATCAGGGATGAGCATGGTCTGGTAGGGGCTTCCCGGGCACCAGCCCCACTGCATGGGGAAATCCAGGCCTCTCTGCCAGGAGATTGCTGCTTTCTCCCAGGAAAAAACAGGGCTCTCCAGTGCCCTTGCAGGCACA
Encoded here:
- the PGF gene encoding placenta growth factor, which encodes MRLLGAFLRLLVAGALGAPPAPAPEARGTASAEPPVLTFREIWNRSFCRPLEQLVDVITEFPNEVEYIFRPSCVSLQRCGGCCGDEGLRCVPVETSTVTMQLLKIKPNGEAPYVEMAFTEHKQCECRPRQDLMRLGRRRSKGRGKRRQEKKRRKDCELCGTPRR